One Verrucomicrobiota bacterium DNA window includes the following coding sequences:
- a CDS encoding DEAD/DEAH box helicase, protein MKNFAELGLSKDILRAVSDKGYDTPSPVQEQAIPAVLTGQDVIATAQTGTGKTAGFTLPMMHLLTQEKRGEGYPIRALVLTPTRELAAQVEESIVTYGKYLGLRSLVVFGGVNITPQIKELRKGVDILVATPGRLLDLCNQGVCRLDNVKFFVLDEADRMLDMGFIPDIRRTINLLPKKRQTLLFSATFSKDIRGLAHEFLRNPITVAITPEKPAAQTIAQRAYRCDQHRKTQLLSHLIKTGFWEQVLIFTRTKHGANRLTQKLNQDGIHSSAIHGDKTQTSRTRALEGFKKKNIRVLVATDIAARGIDIIQLPHVVNFELPNLAEDYVHRIGRTGRAGLEGEAISLVCNDERPYFQAIEKLIGQQIELTDVTGYGPENWPERGPSASEVQKAAAVRKEANRQARGPRKNPGPKSSQRSSRKPGGNQQGRKNPNSSQSSGSKSGGYRPGGTSAAPAPARPSNRRNRRRG, encoded by the coding sequence ATGAAAAATTTCGCCGAACTCGGCTTATCAAAAGATATCTTACGCGCGGTTAGCGACAAGGGCTACGATACGCCATCGCCCGTACAAGAACAGGCAATACCAGCCGTTTTAACCGGGCAAGATGTGATCGCAACTGCGCAAACAGGCACCGGAAAGACGGCCGGTTTCACCCTTCCCATGATGCATTTGCTCACTCAGGAAAAAAGGGGTGAGGGTTATCCGATTCGAGCTTTGGTGTTGACGCCAACCCGGGAGCTGGCAGCTCAAGTTGAAGAAAGTATTGTTACTTATGGGAAATACCTGGGATTGAGAAGTTTGGTTGTATTTGGCGGAGTAAATATCACGCCGCAAATCAAAGAGCTTCGCAAAGGGGTAGACATTCTGGTGGCGACTCCCGGTCGTTTGCTCGACCTGTGTAACCAAGGTGTTTGCCGACTCGATAACGTGAAGTTCTTTGTGCTGGATGAGGCAGATCGCATGCTCGATATGGGATTTATTCCCGACATTCGCAGGACGATTAACCTGTTACCCAAAAAGCGGCAGACACTGCTATTCTCAGCTACTTTTTCAAAAGATATTCGCGGTTTAGCTCACGAGTTCCTCCGAAATCCCATCACCGTTGCTATCACCCCTGAGAAGCCAGCCGCACAGACGATTGCCCAACGAGCTTACCGCTGCGATCAGCATCGCAAAACCCAATTGCTTTCTCATTTGATCAAAACGGGCTTTTGGGAGCAGGTGCTCATATTTACCAGGACCAAACATGGGGCGAATCGCTTAACGCAGAAATTGAACCAGGATGGAATTCACTCAAGTGCCATTCACGGAGATAAAACGCAGACTTCAAGGACTCGTGCGCTTGAGGGGTTTAAGAAGAAGAATATTCGTGTCCTCGTAGCAACCGATATTGCGGCACGCGGAATCGACATTATTCAATTACCTCATGTCGTAAACTTTGAACTGCCCAATCTGGCGGAGGATTATGTCCATCGAATCGGCCGCACAGGTCGTGCCGGATTGGAAGGCGAAGCCATCTCCCTGGTTTGTAACGATGAACGTCCGTATTTCCAAGCCATTGAGAAATTGATCGGTCAGCAAATTGAATTAACGGATGTGACGGGATATGGTCCTGAAAATTGGCCAGAAAGAGGACCGAGCGCGAGCGAAGTTCAGAAAGCTGCGGCGGTTCGCAAAGAAGCCAACCGTCAAGCCCGTGGACCGCGCAAAAACCCAGGTCCCAAATCTTCCCAACGTTCGAGCCGAAAACCTGGTGGTAACCAACAGGGGAGAAAGAACCCCAATTCAAGTCAGTCGAGTGGCAGTAAGTCAGGTGGTTACCGGCCTGGGGGGACTTCAGCGGCTCCAGCCCCTGCTCGTCCAAGCAATCGCCGTAATCGTAGACGCGGGTAG
- a CDS encoding glycerophosphodiester phosphodiesterase family protein, which yields MPPLLVLYSLWAFAGSWSTLARDLEIVAHRGANHLAPENTYAAAQKCVQLGVDYVEVDVRTSSDGVMYIIHDKTLDRTTNGTGEVSARSSSYIDSLDAGSWFSTEFKGEKVPRLEPFLEAFKGKIKIYFDVKDADLAKLVELVRETGFERDCFFWFSNDQQALELRKLDPDIPLKMNAVDVDGLKRVLAYNPQIIEYRLENLTPEFVDFAQQNNLKLIAHALEDGAEKNYQAIIDSAADMVNLDMPDLMIEMLAKTNTDNPIRRTFKLGGVEREYFVRLPRTFDPRKTYWPLVSVHGGGGNGRNHFLSIAIREKADRLGLDAIVVSPSFSNSDFEASRFPVLGEDLFLKKVLKHLREDYLLRSKILLTGYSRGGQFSHRFAFAEPDLVEAVASFSAGTWTTPDGRLLIHTYGEVKDPKVFLSHTGNASLAPESFKNMFSLRVANVAGNPPKPAASKIPFLVMCGSLDERFEISKAFALSLIDAGFEVEAGWPRTAHGGRDKEEVKAEFEKYSSRALEFFKRVTAEE from the coding sequence ATGCCCCCGCTACTTGTTCTTTATTCTCTTTGGGCCTTTGCAGGTTCCTGGTCGACGCTGGCTCGCGATCTTGAGATTGTTGCCCATCGAGGAGCCAACCACCTCGCGCCGGAAAATACCTATGCGGCAGCCCAGAAATGTGTCCAGCTTGGTGTCGACTATGTGGAAGTGGATGTTCGCACAAGTTCGGATGGGGTGATGTATATTATTCATGATAAAACGCTCGATCGTACGACCAATGGAACTGGTGAAGTGAGTGCTCGTAGCTCTTCTTATATTGATTCTCTCGATGCGGGTAGTTGGTTTAGTACGGAGTTCAAAGGTGAAAAAGTTCCGCGACTGGAACCGTTCCTGGAAGCGTTTAAAGGAAAGATTAAAATCTACTTCGATGTTAAGGATGCCGACTTGGCAAAGCTGGTTGAACTGGTTCGCGAAACCGGGTTTGAGCGAGACTGTTTTTTCTGGTTCTCCAATGATCAACAGGCTCTTGAGCTGAGGAAACTTGATCCAGACATTCCTCTTAAGATGAATGCGGTGGACGTGGATGGCTTAAAGCGGGTTCTTGCCTACAATCCGCAGATTATAGAATACCGGCTTGAAAACCTGACGCCTGAGTTTGTCGATTTTGCTCAACAAAATAATTTGAAGTTAATTGCGCATGCCCTTGAAGACGGAGCGGAGAAAAATTACCAGGCAATTATCGATTCGGCCGCGGATATGGTAAATCTGGATATGCCGGATTTGATGATTGAGATGTTAGCGAAGACCAACACGGATAACCCAATACGACGGACATTCAAGTTGGGTGGAGTAGAGCGGGAATACTTCGTGCGCTTGCCACGAACATTCGATCCGCGCAAAACCTACTGGCCCCTGGTTTCAGTTCATGGCGGTGGAGGTAACGGTCGCAATCATTTCCTCTCCATCGCTATTCGGGAAAAAGCGGATCGACTGGGCCTTGATGCCATCGTTGTTTCTCCCAGTTTTTCTAATTCCGATTTTGAGGCGAGTCGGTTTCCTGTTTTGGGCGAAGATCTGTTTTTGAAAAAGGTTCTGAAGCACTTGCGTGAGGACTATTTGTTGCGCTCCAAAATCTTGCTGACAGGGTATTCACGCGGAGGACAGTTTTCTCATCGCTTTGCATTTGCTGAGCCTGACCTTGTCGAGGCAGTCGCTTCTTTCTCTGCTGGCACCTGGACAACTCCCGACGGCAGATTACTTATTCATACCTATGGTGAAGTGAAGGACCCGAAAGTATTCCTTTCCCATACCGGAAATGCTTCTTTGGCTCCTGAAAGTTTCAAAAACATGTTTTCTCTTCGCGTGGCCAACGTGGCCGGAAATCCTCCGAAGCCGGCTGCCTCGAAAATACCGTTTCTGGTTATGTGTGGTTCGTTGGATGAACGATTTGAAATTTCAAAAGCCTTTGCTCTCAGTTTAATCGACGCCGGTTTTGAAGTTGAGGCCGGGTGGCCGCGGACGGCACACGGCGGAAGAGACAAAGAAGAGGTTAAAGCTGAATTTGAAAAATACTCATCACGGGCGCTTGAGTTTTTCAAACGTGTGACTGCGGAAGAGTGA
- a CDS encoding ribonuclease H yields the protein MSELLLFTDGSVNVQAGVGFGAYLVVMDRGLSLDSHRRNVRMKQFHPTSSTKLELQTLLWALSEVRELGKKILVHTDSQNILGLLRRRDRLEKNAFLSSAGRPLNNSELYKEFYKLIDQLNCEFIKVKGHKVSKDKDEIDELFTLVDRASRDALRSHKSEA from the coding sequence ATGAGTGAGTTGTTACTATTTACGGATGGAAGTGTGAATGTGCAAGCCGGGGTCGGTTTCGGCGCTTATCTGGTCGTGATGGATCGAGGGCTTTCTTTGGATTCCCACCGGCGGAATGTCAGAATGAAACAATTTCACCCAACCTCTTCAACAAAGCTGGAATTGCAGACTTTGTTGTGGGCGTTGTCCGAAGTGCGAGAGCTCGGGAAAAAGATTTTGGTGCATACCGACTCTCAGAATATCCTGGGTTTATTACGAAGACGGGATCGCCTTGAAAAGAATGCATTTCTTTCCAGCGCAGGTAGGCCGCTCAACAACTCCGAATTGTACAAAGAGTTCTATAAGCTAATCGATCAATTGAACTGTGAGTTTATTAAAGTAAAAGGCCACAAAGTTTCCAAGGATAAGGATGAAATCGATGAGCTCTTTACCTTGGTGGATCGAGCTTCGAGGGATGCGCTTCGTTCTCACAAATCTGAGGCCTGA
- a CDS encoding spermine synthase has translation MKPRIKLAETTTKDGSVMSLLEHDGDFAISFNGQDLMHSKASTSEKQLGTVGVVRLPKGEPTRILIGGLGLGLTLKSVLADAGPDAEVTVAELIPDLVDWNREFLGKLNGGVVDDPRVVIRHGDVTKIIKKTKENIYDVILLDVDNGPIAMVTKKNSSLFSYMGVRFIKDALKPNGRAVFWSAGPDPKFEILLNKAGFKVTPVPAKVHDRAKRPAYMLYVADNR, from the coding sequence ATGAAACCACGTATCAAATTAGCTGAGACAACGACCAAGGATGGATCCGTAATGAGTCTTTTGGAGCACGATGGCGATTTTGCCATCAGTTTCAATGGGCAGGATTTGATGCATTCCAAAGCGTCCACCTCGGAAAAGCAGTTGGGAACGGTTGGCGTTGTCCGACTGCCAAAAGGCGAACCAACGCGAATTCTGATCGGGGGCTTGGGCCTCGGCCTTACATTGAAAAGCGTTTTGGCTGACGCAGGACCGGATGCCGAAGTAACGGTGGCAGAGCTCATACCTGACCTTGTCGATTGGAACCGTGAGTTCCTTGGTAAACTGAATGGCGGAGTGGTAGATGATCCGCGTGTTGTCATCCGTCACGGTGATGTTACAAAGATCATCAAGAAAACCAAAGAGAATATCTACGATGTGATATTATTGGACGTCGATAATGGCCCCATTGCTATGGTCACTAAAAAGAACAGCTCACTTTTTTCTTATATGGGCGTTCGTTTCATTAAGGATGCTTTGAAACCAAATGGTCGCGCGGTGTTTTGGTCAGCGGGTCCTGATCCCAAGTTCGAGATTCTTTTAAATAAAGCAGGTTTTAAAGTTACTCCTGTACCGGCAAAGGTGCATGACCGTGCCAAACGTCCCGCGTATATGTTATACGTTGCCGATAATCGGTAG
- a CDS encoding DUF4440 domain-containing protein gives MKWNPEKLGAALFIPFLFSLISCTHSPVDSEAAIRSILDKQVAEWNRGDIPAFMDTYVKTDELRFSSGDTVQRGYEATLNRYLRRYPNPEAMGHLQFEELEVKLLSKKWAQVHGRYRLKRGGEYEDATGLFTLLLIHTSDGWKILHDHTSAAE, from the coding sequence ATGAAATGGAATCCCGAAAAATTAGGTGCAGCTTTATTTATCCCTTTCCTATTTAGTTTAATCAGTTGCACCCATTCGCCGGTGGATTCCGAAGCTGCTATCCGCTCCATCCTGGACAAACAAGTCGCCGAGTGGAACCGCGGAGATATTCCAGCGTTCATGGATACCTATGTAAAAACAGATGAACTTCGTTTTTCATCCGGCGACACCGTGCAACGCGGGTATGAGGCAACTCTCAATCGTTATCTTAGGCGCTATCCAAACCCGGAGGCGATGGGTCATCTGCAATTCGAAGAGCTTGAAGTTAAATTGCTATCCAAGAAATGGGCTCAGGTCCATGGTCGATATCGACTAAAACGCGGAGGTGAATACGAAGATGCAACGGGACTTTTTACCCTGCTCCTTATACACACCTCCGACGGCTGGAAGATCTTGCACGACCATACTTCGGCTGCGGAATAA
- a CDS encoding DUF3303 family protein gives MKKFMVVERFKAGCIDSVYERFAEKGCMLPDGLVYIDSWVNKERCICGQLMETGDKSLFAEWTKIWEDLVGFEIVSID, from the coding sequence TTGAAAAAATTTATGGTAGTCGAACGGTTTAAAGCGGGATGTATCGACTCTGTATATGAACGTTTCGCTGAAAAGGGCTGCATGCTTCCGGATGGGCTGGTCTATATTGATTCGTGGGTGAATAAAGAACGGTGCATTTGCGGTCAGCTCATGGAAACAGGTGATAAATCGTTATTCGCGGAGTGGACAAAAATTTGGGAAGATCTTGTAGGTTTTGAAATAGTGTCGATAGACTAA
- a CDS encoding sulfatase-like hydrolase/transferase: MNKRLPILLLLASFLFSACSDNQDSNASTKRKPNIILIMADDLGYETLGTYGGASYDTPVLDRLAANGVRFDNAHAQPLCTPTRVSLMTGKYNWRNWHSFGILRPESKTFGHWMTAAGYKTCISGKWQLHSYNPPDFLPEYRGKGQRVEDAGFNEYFLWHDAHTEDKGSRYPDPTINSNGTYLTNTEGKYGPDLYVDYINDFMERNKDEPFFVYYPMALTHGPFNPTPDSPEWPDQRHQNNPRFFHDMVEYMDKMVGRIEAKVAELGLSEDTLIIFYGDNGTPREVSSKMKDGSIVPGGKGENNLRGTHVPLIVSWPGSAARGHVVDDLVDCNDLTRTLFDVGSIPLPEGEIFDGESILPQIQGKKGEHRDWLFIHHDPLPGQGKEGRELASWAFDKRWKLSKQTGKLYDLVADPEETTPIDVSKAGSEAKAAKVKLQKVIDSMGMDYQPWVWPKS, translated from the coding sequence ATGAATAAACGATTACCTATCCTTTTGCTCCTTGCCTCTTTCCTTTTTTCCGCGTGCTCGGATAATCAAGACTCCAACGCCTCCACTAAGCGCAAGCCGAACATCATTCTTATCATGGCGGATGACCTTGGTTATGAAACTCTCGGCACCTATGGCGGGGCTTCTTACGACACTCCGGTTCTAGACCGCCTGGCCGCAAACGGCGTACGTTTTGACAATGCTCATGCGCAACCACTTTGTACACCCACCCGCGTTTCGTTGATGACCGGTAAGTACAACTGGCGCAACTGGCACTCGTTTGGCATCCTTCGACCCGAATCGAAAACCTTCGGTCACTGGATGACAGCCGCAGGCTACAAGACCTGCATCTCTGGCAAGTGGCAGCTACATAGTTACAACCCACCCGACTTCCTTCCGGAATATCGTGGAAAGGGTCAACGCGTCGAAGACGCGGGATTCAATGAATACTTTCTGTGGCACGATGCTCACACCGAAGACAAAGGAAGCCGATATCCGGATCCAACTATTAACAGTAACGGGACCTATCTCACGAATACAGAAGGAAAATACGGACCAGATCTCTACGTCGATTACATCAACGACTTCATGGAAAGAAACAAGGACGAGCCGTTTTTCGTATACTACCCCATGGCGCTCACTCATGGGCCCTTTAACCCCACCCCCGACAGCCCGGAATGGCCTGACCAACGTCACCAGAATAATCCACGCTTCTTCCACGACATGGTCGAGTACATGGATAAAATGGTGGGCCGCATTGAGGCCAAAGTAGCCGAGCTCGGTTTAAGCGAGGATACCCTTATCATTTTCTATGGCGACAACGGTACGCCGAGGGAAGTGAGTTCAAAAATGAAAGATGGTAGCATCGTTCCCGGAGGCAAAGGCGAAAATAATCTGCGTGGTACTCATGTCCCACTGATTGTTTCCTGGCCTGGATCTGCCGCAAGAGGACACGTAGTGGATGACCTTGTAGATTGCAACGACCTCACTCGAACCCTCTTTGATGTTGGCAGCATTCCTTTACCCGAAGGAGAGATCTTCGACGGCGAATCCATCCTTCCTCAGATCCAAGGCAAAAAAGGCGAACACCGCGACTGGCTCTTTATTCACCACGACCCGCTTCCAGGTCAAGGCAAGGAAGGCCGCGAGCTGGCGAGCTGGGCCTTTGACAAGCGGTGGAAGCTTTCAAAACAAACAGGCAAGCTTTACGATCTTGTCGCCGATCCAGAAGAAACGACGCCAATCGATGTTTCCAAAGCAGGTTCCGAAGCGAAAGCCGCCAAGGTGAAACTGCAAAAAGTTATCGATAGCATGGGGATGGATTACCAGCCTTGGGTTTGGCCGAAGAGTTAG
- a CDS encoding nucleotidyltransferase domain-containing protein, with protein sequence MNSRMVSAIKALELKEQTLHEIGVLKIGIFGSVAKGEDNKNSDIDILVKFTPECHRYQNFNQLCDLLDDTFGERYDLVTEEGLSPYFGGKVLEEVVYVPLAS encoded by the coding sequence ATGAATTCTCGTATGGTTTCTGCAATCAAAGCTTTGGAGCTCAAGGAACAGACGCTTCACGAGATTGGCGTGTTAAAAATCGGGATATTTGGTTCAGTCGCTAAGGGAGAAGATAATAAAAACAGCGACATCGATATTTTGGTAAAGTTTACTCCAGAATGCCACAGATATCAAAATTTTAATCAACTTTGTGACCTTCTGGATGATACGTTTGGAGAACGATATGACCTCGTTACTGAAGAAGGTCTCAGTCCATATTTCGGAGGAAAGGTGTTAGAAGAAGTTGTCTATGTCCCACTCGCCTCTTGA
- a CDS encoding beta-propeller fold lactonase family protein, translating to MKHSLYILVSLFLAFHADAQIYSSRFSSHDIYKYDEVTGVRIGEGAFIPAQSGLVNPHGIIDRGTDIIVASWTHEIKRYDRDTGAFLGNFIESDAGLGNPVYLEVGPDGYLYVSSQLNDRIFRFNFLGETGVSIDSGPWISGGTMDGPSGFDWSPDGALFYVAGRHSANVVAYHATTGEWVGAFSTSNNSGSTFGLAVDDRSGDIFVAVDGSVVRYDLSAGFPLNGITPPSTTISTSGAIGLEPSTDGSFILVASGNNLFVISIADNSLSGPIFTSNDGNLHNFFHYSEVEEEVETINEPHAFVVGFNNNSDENLVEVIAEYLFFKSSDGVELVFQYSSDLENWSDAAVYQLSGVTVIRNNSIDSVQVSEPSDADSSWLITERKIVSGNPPTFIRIRQRSITNGS from the coding sequence GTGAAGCACTCACTCTACATACTTGTTAGCCTATTTCTGGCATTCCACGCGGATGCTCAGATTTATAGCAGTCGATTCAGTAGTCACGATATCTATAAATACGATGAGGTGACGGGTGTGCGAATCGGAGAGGGTGCGTTTATTCCGGCGCAGTCAGGATTGGTGAATCCACATGGGATCATTGATCGGGGCACGGATATAATTGTCGCCAGCTGGACCCATGAGATAAAGCGTTACGATCGGGATACAGGAGCATTTCTGGGAAACTTTATTGAAAGTGATGCGGGTCTTGGTAATCCGGTTTACCTGGAAGTGGGTCCGGACGGATACCTTTACGTTTCCAGTCAATTGAATGATCGGATTTTCCGTTTTAACTTCCTGGGAGAAACAGGAGTTTCGATTGATAGTGGTCCCTGGATAAGTGGCGGCACGATGGATGGACCAAGTGGTTTCGATTGGTCGCCGGATGGTGCACTCTTTTATGTGGCAGGTCGGCACTCGGCTAACGTGGTTGCTTATCATGCAACCACAGGAGAATGGGTCGGAGCTTTCAGCACATCGAATAACAGCGGGTCTACATTCGGTTTAGCGGTTGATGACAGATCAGGTGATATTTTTGTGGCTGTGGATGGCAGCGTCGTTCGCTACGATCTTTCGGCAGGCTTTCCCCTCAACGGAATAACTCCCCCTTCGACTACTATATCGACTTCCGGTGCCATTGGGTTGGAGCCAAGTACCGATGGAAGTTTCATTCTCGTGGCTTCAGGAAATAATCTCTTTGTTATCTCCATTGCCGACAATTCATTGAGTGGCCCCATCTTCACCTCAAACGACGGCAACTTGCATAACTTTTTTCACTACTCCGAAGTGGAGGAAGAGGTGGAGACGATCAACGAGCCTCATGCCTTTGTAGTAGGATTCAATAATAATTCTGATGAGAACTTGGTTGAAGTTATTGCGGAGTATTTGTTTTTTAAATCGAGCGATGGAGTTGAGTTGGTATTTCAATACTCATCGGACTTGGAGAATTGGAGTGATGCCGCAGTATATCAGTTGAGCGGTGTAACTGTTATTAGAAACAATTCTATTGATTCTGTTCAGGTGAGTGAACCTTCGGATGCAGATTCGTCCTGGTTGATTACGGAAAGAAAAATAGTAAGTGGAAATCCGCCGACTTTCATTAGAATTCGTCAAAGAAGTATTACCAACGGTTCCTGA
- a CDS encoding alkyl/aryl-sulfatase, giving the protein MIFKKRLPSISLLILLFSFAASFAAESAATKRLLERNKELGPRIIQVAENVYTAIGYSASTNSMIVGETGVIIIDPGQQVPLARKVRVEFEKITDKPVVAMIYTHGHFDHTGGAPAFYEEGSSMQVWARDNLGSEQDREEEVGFSGGIRRSNSQGFDLQAEQQISVGIAIPPYALLRGSSFGGGQRAEPQPSAQGGQRSSGVSGGRAQVLPTHTFSEERVDLEIAGIKLQLVKAPGETDDQLYVWYPEQRTLFAGDNFYQSWPNVYPLRGSARRSTRDWIASIHSMVKENPLHVVGGHTPPILNDAVEVLTNYRDAIQYVYDKTIEGASNYMTPDELVEYAAIPEKYSNLDYLGDYYGSVEGTIRDIYAQDLGWFDGDALSLHRESPLKQSQRMADLVGGVDALMSKAIAAMENDDSLGAAQLVQHVIRLRPDDRKAKLLMADALAVVGERTFNAPARNYTLSSSNRYRSEAEEK; this is encoded by the coding sequence ATGATCTTCAAAAAACGACTTCCTTCAATTTCCCTGCTTATCCTGCTATTTTCTTTTGCTGCGTCTTTCGCCGCCGAAAGTGCGGCAACCAAACGGTTACTTGAGCGGAACAAGGAACTCGGCCCGCGTATCATTCAGGTTGCAGAGAATGTTTATACAGCCATCGGTTATTCAGCATCGACCAACTCAATGATCGTTGGGGAAACGGGTGTTATTATTATCGATCCAGGTCAGCAAGTTCCGCTGGCACGCAAAGTGCGTGTGGAATTCGAGAAGATTACCGACAAGCCGGTAGTGGCGATGATCTATACGCATGGTCACTTTGACCACACCGGTGGAGCACCTGCTTTTTATGAAGAGGGGAGCAGTATGCAGGTTTGGGCGCGTGATAATCTTGGTTCGGAGCAGGATAGAGAAGAGGAAGTGGGCTTTTCTGGAGGTATCCGTCGCTCAAACTCCCAAGGATTTGACCTCCAAGCTGAGCAGCAAATCAGCGTTGGTATCGCTATTCCTCCCTATGCACTGTTGCGTGGTAGCAGCTTCGGTGGAGGTCAAAGAGCGGAACCACAACCAAGCGCTCAAGGTGGTCAACGGAGTAGTGGTGTTAGCGGTGGAAGAGCCCAGGTTTTGCCTACTCATACCTTTTCTGAAGAACGTGTTGATTTGGAAATCGCGGGCATAAAACTCCAACTGGTAAAAGCCCCAGGTGAGACGGATGATCAACTCTATGTCTGGTATCCCGAACAGCGTACCTTGTTTGCGGGTGATAACTTTTATCAATCGTGGCCAAATGTTTATCCCTTGCGCGGCTCGGCGAGACGCTCCACGCGGGACTGGATCGCAAGTATTCATAGTATGGTAAAAGAAAACCCGCTCCATGTGGTTGGTGGACATACACCCCCCATCTTGAACGATGCGGTTGAAGTGCTCACCAATTACCGTGATGCGATTCAGTATGTTTATGACAAGACCATTGAGGGTGCTTCTAATTACATGACGCCCGACGAGTTGGTTGAATACGCCGCGATTCCGGAAAAGTACTCCAATCTCGACTACCTTGGTGACTATTACGGCAGTGTTGAAGGCACCATACGGGACATTTATGCCCAGGACCTCGGTTGGTTTGATGGAGATGCATTGAGCCTGCATCGTGAATCACCTCTCAAACAATCGCAACGTATGGCCGATCTAGTTGGAGGAGTGGATGCTCTTATGTCTAAAGCAATAGCTGCGATGGAAAACGATGATTCACTCGGAGCTGCCCAATTGGTGCAGCATGTCATTCGCCTCAGGCCAGATGACCGAAAGGCCAAACTTCTTATGGCCGACGCTTTGGCTGTTGTTGGAGAACGGACCTTTAACGCGCCTGCTCGTAATTATACGCTTTCATCTTCAAATCGATATCGAAGCGAAGCCGAGGAAAAGTGA
- a CDS encoding DJ-1/PfpI family protein has translation MNFAFLGFNDLEELDLVGPWEILAGGLKREKLIEEAFIVNEDGEPFRCNHGLEIIPHYSFKNCPDFDYLLIPGGWGTRREAENPNLIQFISQRAETCRAVLSVCTGAFLLAEAGLLKGRKASTHWGSLDRLRAVGNIEVVEKRFVKDGKFWSSAGVSAGIDLSLAFVKEEFGELTAEAIQFHVEYYPLGTIYGSPEKRDEAPGYLKNP, from the coding sequence ATGAACTTTGCATTCCTTGGATTTAATGACCTTGAAGAACTTGATCTGGTGGGCCCTTGGGAGATTCTAGCCGGTGGATTGAAGCGTGAAAAACTCATCGAAGAGGCGTTTATTGTGAACGAAGATGGTGAGCCGTTTCGTTGCAATCACGGACTGGAAATTATTCCTCATTACAGCTTCAAGAACTGTCCGGATTTTGATTACCTGTTGATACCTGGAGGTTGGGGAACCAGGAGGGAGGCGGAAAACCCAAACCTCATTCAATTCATTTCTCAACGGGCTGAAACATGTCGCGCAGTCTTGTCGGTATGCACGGGCGCATTTTTGCTCGCAGAAGCCGGTTTGTTGAAAGGTAGAAAAGCTTCGACCCATTGGGGCTCTCTGGATCGTCTGCGAGCGGTGGGAAATATCGAGGTCGTCGAAAAGCGCTTTGTAAAAGATGGAAAGTTTTGGAGCTCAGCGGGAGTCTCGGCAGGAATCGACCTTTCTCTTGCCTTTGTGAAAGAGGAGTTCGGAGAACTAACGGCGGAAGCTATTCAGTTCCATGTAGAGTATTACCCTTTGGGAACCATTTATGGTTCACCTGAAAAGCGGGACGAAGCGCCCGGCTATTTGAAAAATCCCTGA